AGGCCTCCAGAGCGTCCAGCGCCCCGGCCAGCCGGGTTTCGGCCACGGTTATCCCTGGCGGGCCCGCGATGATCGCGGGCGCCCCGTGGCCGTGCGCCAAGAGGTGTTCCACTCCCAGGCGGGCGCCCGCGCGGTGGTCGGAGGAGATGACGGGATACCAGGCGTCCAGCGGGGCGCGGTCGACGCAGACCACCCGCAAGCCTGCCGCCTGGTCAAGGACGTCCAAACTGGTCGCGTCGTCAACCACGCTCATCAAGATGCCGTCCACTTGGCGGTCTATGAAGCTTTCCAGGTGGCGCCGCTCGCGGTCCCTCGAGTTGGCGGAGTTGCCCAGCATCACCACATGGCCGCGTTCGAAGGCGAGGTCTTCGAATTCGCTCGCCAGCCGCGCGAAGAACGGGTTGGAGTTGTCCGGCACGATCAGGCCGATGGCCTGTGTGCGCCGGGTCTTGAGGGCGCGGGCGGTGACATTGGGGCGGTAGCCCAGTTCCTCGATCGCCCGAAGGACGCGGCCCCTGGCCGCGTCCGAGACGGGGCGCGGGCCGTTGTTCATGACGTAGGAGACCACGGCGGGCGAGGTCCCGGCCAGCCGCGCGACGTCGTTGCGGGTCGGGGCGGCCATGTCAGGCGCCCTCTGCCATCGCGGAGGCGAACTGGACGGCCACCGAATTGGCGCAGCCGGATGCTACCCGCGCGGAGCTGATCAGCGCCCACGCGCTTGGCCGTCCGTGGCACCCGCGCCGGAACGGCGGCATGCCGCCACGGCTGGCCGGCCCAGCCGCTGGGAGGCGGCGAACGGGTGCGTTTCCGGGTTCCCACGTCGTTGGGGTCACGAGCTCCATCGCTTTCTACTCGAGTTGTCTACACGAGTTGCGTAACAATCTATCCGTCGGCGGCGGCCATGTCCTGGGGCTTTTGCCCCAAGTCCGGCCAAGAGATTTCGCCTCCGC
Above is a window of Bifidobacteriaceae bacterium DNA encoding:
- a CDS encoding LacI family transcriptional regulator → MAAPTRNDVARLAGTSPAVVSYVMNNGPRPVSDAARGRVLRAIEELGYRPNVTARALKTRRTQAIGLIVPDNSNPFFARLASEFEDLAFERGHVVMLGNSANSRDRERRHLESFIDRQVDGILMSVVDDATSLDVLDQAAGLRVVCVDRAPLDAWYPVISSDHRAGARLGVEHLLAHGHGAPAIIAGPPGITVAETRLAGALDALEALDGLDALDAQADARPPGQQDPDAVEVERAPFTPEGGLEAFNRLLARRGGRPPRAVFTSSDMQATGVLFGAAQAGVVIPDQMALVSFDGVEDLGYTVPPLTTVSQPIAAIARRALDALLGGDPPARAALPCELVIRESCGCQTLGGQRAGQAPTAEPSPT